The Chitinimonas arctica region GCTTGGCACTGCTGGGAGAAATGATCAGATCGCTCATACGTTCGCCGTATTCTTTTTGAACAGGTCGCGGAAGACAGGGTAGATATCCGCGGGAGACTGGATCTTGCGCATGGCGAACTGCTTGCAGGCATCCCGCACTTTTTCATACTCCATCCACAGGTTTTGCGGCTCGCCATCGGTGATTTCGATATAGGCGTAGTACTGCACCATGGGCAGGATGTTCTTGAGCAATAGATCCTTGCAAACCAGCGAATCGCTATCCCAGTTGTCGCCGTCGGATGCCTGGGCAATGTAGATGTTCCAGTCGCTGGTGGGAAAGCGCTCGCCGATGACCTGGTCTACCAGCTTGAGCGCCGAACTCACCACCGTCCCGCCGGTATCGCGTGCATGGAAGAAGTCGTGTTCATTCACTTCCTGCGCCTGCGTGTGATGGCGGATGAATACCACCTCGATCTTTTCATAGGCCCTGGTAAGGAACAGGTAGAGCAAGATAAAGAAGCGCTTGGCGGTATCCTTCTTTTGTTCGTCCATCGAGCCCGACACATCCATCACGCAGAACATCACCGCCTGGGTATGAGGCCGTGGTTGCCGTACGCGGTTGCTGTAGCGAAGGTCGAACGGGTCGATAAACGGGATGCCGATAATGCGCGTCTTGAGCGAATGGATTTCCGCACGCAAGGCATTCAAGCGAGGATCGTCCTCCTCGCATTTTTCCAGCAGCTCGTCGAGCTCCTCGCGCGCCTCGTTCAGGCGCGCCATTGGCCCGGCGGTCAAGGCGATACGGCGGCCCAGCGCGCCTTTGAGCGAACGCATCACATCGATATTCGATGGCGTGCCGTCGGTGCTGTAACCGGCCCGGACCTGCTTGAAGGCCTGGGTAGCGGTGAGCTGGGTCTTCACCAGGTTGGGAAGCTCCAGATCCTCGAAGAAGAAATTGAGAAATTCCTCGCGACTCAGCTGAAATACGAAATCGTCCTCGCCCTCACCATCCTGCGAGGCCTTGCCCGAGCCGCTACCGCCACCGCCTTCCTCGGGCCGGTCGATCTGATCGCCTTTCTGGTATTCCTTGTTGCCGGGATGGACGGTTTCCCAAACACCGCCGCGAGCGTGCCCAAACACCGGTTCGGAAACATCCTTCACCGGAATGGAGACATTCTCGCCGCTATCGATGTCGGTGATGGAGCGCCCTTTTACCGCCCGCGTCACCGCCTCTTTGATCTGTCCCTTGAA contains the following coding sequences:
- a CDS encoding YeaH/YhbH family protein, which gives rise to MAHLIDRRLNGKNKSAINRERFLRRFKGQIKEAVTRAVKGRSITDIDSGENVSIPVKDVSEPVFGHARGGVWETVHPGNKEYQKGDQIDRPEEGGGGSGSGKASQDGEGEDDFVFQLSREEFLNFFFEDLELPNLVKTQLTATQAFKQVRAGYSTDGTPSNIDVMRSLKGALGRRIALTAGPMARLNEAREELDELLEKCEEDDPRLNALRAEIHSLKTRIIGIPFIDPFDLRYSNRVRQPRPHTQAVMFCVMDVSGSMDEQKKDTAKRFFILLYLFLTRAYEKIEVVFIRHHTQAQEVNEHDFFHARDTGGTVVSSALKLVDQVIGERFPTSDWNIYIAQASDGDNWDSDSLVCKDLLLKNILPMVQYYAYIEITDGEPQNLWMEYEKVRDACKQFAMRKIQSPADIYPVFRDLFKKNTANV